The nucleotide sequence TACCGGTGGGCGTAGGCCGCCATGCCGGTCATCTCCAGTGCCTCGGCGACCCGGCCGGGGATCTCGGCCTTGGGCACCTTCTGTGCCTTCAGGCCGAAGGCGACGTTGGCCTCGACCCGCAGGTGCGGGAAGAGGGCGTACTGCTGGACGACCATGCCGATCCCCCGCCGGTACGGCGGGAGGCCGGTCACGTCACGGTCGCCGATGAGCACCCGCCCGGAGACCGGCCGCACGAACCCGGCGACGGCTCGCAGCGCGGTGGTCTTGCCGGAGCCGGAGGGCCCGAGGAGGGCCATGACCTCGCCGGGTTCGACGGTCAGGTCGAGCCGGTCGAGGACGGTGGTGCCGCCGTACGCGACGGTCACGGCGTCGAAGCGGATGCCGCTGGTCATGCTTCCGACTCCCCGATCAGCGCGGGCAGTCCGGCGACGGAGGGGAGGACGTGCGTCGCGCCGTGCTCCTTGAGGGCCGCCTCGTCGTGGGCGCCGGTGAGGACGCCGGCGACGATCCCGGCGCCGGAGCGGACGCCGCTGAGCATGTCGTACGAGGTGTCGCCCGCGACCACGACCTGCCGGACGTCGTCGGCGGCGCCGGTACGGAGGAAGGCGGCGAGGACCATGTCCGGGTACGGGCGGCCGCGGCCGCCGGCGTCCGCCGGGCAGAGGGTCAGCTCGACCAGGTCGGACCAGCCGAGCGCGTCGAGGATCGCGTCCTGGGTGACCCGGGCGAAGCCGGTGGTGAGGACCACCGTCCGGCCCTGGTCCTTCAGTGCGGCGATGGCCTCGGCGGCGCCGGGTACCGGGGCGATCCGGCCGTCGGAGACCAGCTCTCCGTATGCCGCCTCGAAGGCGAGGTTGGCCTGCTCGGCGCGGGTCTCGTCGCCGCCGAAGAGGTGGCGGAAGACGGAGATCTTGGACTCGCCCATGGTGGCGCGGACGTAGTCGATCATCGTCGCGGGGTCTTCGCCGAGCCGCTCGGCGGCGGCGGTGAAGGCCTGCTCGACGAGGCCGCCGTCGGCGACGGTGGTGCCGGCCATGTCGAGGACGACGAGGGTGTGCTCGCGGGTGTTCGGGTTGCTCATGTGGTTCACCAGCCCAGTTCGTCGGCGGTCTGCTCGGCGATGGCGGGCGAGCAGGTCATGCCGCGGCCGCCCGGCCCCGTCACCAGCCAGACGCCGTCGCGGACCCGCTGGCGGTGGACGACCCGGCCGGTGTCGACGCACTGCGCGTACACCCCGGCCCAGCGGCGCCTGATCTTCGGCAGCGGACGGCCGAGGAAGGACTCGACGACGCGGGTGAGGTGCTCGTAGGGGTCTTCGAGGGTGTCGAAGGCGAAGGGGTGCTCGTACTCGTGGGTGTCGCCGATGGTCAGTCCGCCGTCGAGGCGCTGCACCATGAGGAGCTGCATCCGGTGGGCAGCGGCGGTCGGGTCCTGCGGCTGCGCGGCTTGGAGGGCGTCCAGGGCCTCGGAGGCGTAGGCCGGGTAGTAGCGGAACGAGTCGGCGTCGGCGACGGAGGTGGTGAGCGTCTCGCCGAGCGGTTCGGTCTGCATCATCTGGAGGCGGACGCGGCGGACGGGTATCTCGCCGGCGACCTCGCGGACGAGGCCGGAGAGCCAGGCGCCGGTGCACAGGACGACGGCGTCGCCGGTGTGGGTCTCGCCGCGGTCGTCGCGGACGGCGTTCTCCCCCACGACGTCACGTACCTCACGGTTCGGCAGGAAGGTGTACTTCCCGGTGGCGAGGAGGGCCTCGCGGAGGGCGAGCTGCGCGAGGCGCGGCTCGACGGCCGCGTCGCGCTCGCACCAGAGGGCCGCCTCGAACGCGCCGCGCAGGGCCGGGTTGACCGCGCGGGCCTCGTCGGCCGTCAGCAGCTTGTAGCCGCGGGCGGCGGCGTCGGGGCGGGCCACCGCGGCCTCGGCGACGGCGAGCTCGAGCTCGTTGCGCACGGGGGTGAGGGAGCCGATGGCCCGGAAGCCGAGTCCGGGGACGCGGGCCCCGATGCCCTCCCAGAGCTCCCGGGCGCGCAGGGCGGTGTCCAGCTCCTCCCCGCCCGCCCGTCCGCTCACCCAGATCTGGCCGAAGTTGCGGAGGGACGCTCCGCGCGCCTCGGCCTCGCGCTCGATGTGTACGACCTCGTGGCCGCGTTCCACTGCCTGCCAGGCGTGCATGGTTCCCACCACGCCGGCTCCTACGACGATCACCTTCATGACGACGACGGTCCTGGGGCCGGGTGACCCGGGCGGGGCCGGTGGGCGACGGGACGGTGAACGGACCGACAAGCTTGGACCAGACCCGTTATCTTCTCGTGATCTTGGTGACGGTGGAGGGCCGCCGCCCGCTCAGC is from Streptomyces venezuelae ATCC 10712 and encodes:
- a CDS encoding phosphonatase-like hydrolase, whose amino-acid sequence is MSNPNTREHTLVVLDMAGTTVADGGLVEQAFTAAAERLGEDPATMIDYVRATMGESKISVFRHLFGGDETRAEQANLAFEAAYGELVSDGRIAPVPGAAEAIAALKDQGRTVVLTTGFARVTQDAILDALGWSDLVELTLCPADAGGRGRPYPDMVLAAFLRTGAADDVRQVVVAGDTSYDMLSGVRSGAGIVAGVLTGAHDEAALKEHGATHVLPSVAGLPALIGESEA
- a CDS encoding TIGR03364 family FAD-dependent oxidoreductase; the encoded protein is MKVIVVGAGVVGTMHAWQAVERGHEVVHIEREAEARGASLRNFGQIWVSGRAGGEELDTALRARELWEGIGARVPGLGFRAIGSLTPVRNELELAVAEAAVARPDAAARGYKLLTADEARAVNPALRGAFEAALWCERDAAVEPRLAQLALREALLATGKYTFLPNREVRDVVGENAVRDDRGETHTGDAVVLCTGAWLSGLVREVAGEIPVRRVRLQMMQTEPLGETLTTSVADADSFRYYPAYASEALDALQAAQPQDPTAAAHRMQLLMVQRLDGGLTIGDTHEYEHPFAFDTLEDPYEHLTRVVESFLGRPLPKIRRRWAGVYAQCVDTGRVVHRQRVRDGVWLVTGPGGRGMTCSPAIAEQTADELGW